In the Nitrosopumilus cobalaminigenes genome, ACTGGGATGTCTTTAAGCAACATTTTGTTTGCTGCTGCTTTAGCATCCTCCATAGTACATCCTACACATGCTTGTGGTAGATCTGAATGATCTTCCATATGTTCACCACCTTCATGGTGTTCAGCATATGCTGTTGACATGGTTAAAGTACCGACTGCAGTCAATAAGGCTAGTAGTGCGAACGTCGTACGGTTGTTCATCTTGTTGCGATTTGCACCTGTCTCTATTTATGTATATTTAAAAAGAGAAAAAAGTTGTGAACTTAGTATCTTGGAATAATGCTAAGTCTTGATTTTGCAGATACTGCAATTATTGAGATAATTGCTACTGCTAGAATCATAGCTGCGATTGTACCAAATTCTGGTACTACTACTCCGTCTTTGATATCTACTTCAGATGAAGCAGTATATTTTGGATCGTCAAATTGTTTGACACTTACAGTGTAAAATCCATCTTGTTTCCATAATGGTCCTCCTACTGTAATCTTAGCAGCAAACTCTCCATCAAGCATTGGTGATATTTGAGCCACTTTCACCACATTTCCATTTGGTGCAATCACCTTAACTGTGATATCTTGGCTTACTCTATCTGTTTTTCCAGTAACTTCAAACATTGTTGAACCATTCTCGATAATTATTGCATCAAGCATGAGTCCTGTATCTTTTGCAACATTTGTGGTATTTGGTGAGAAAATTCCTGTCTCTAAATTAGATTCAGTTACAGAAGTTCTTTTAGTCATACCATCTGTTACTTCCACAAATACTTTCAAAGTGTACAATGAATTTGCTCCGGTGCCTTGCATTGCTTTGATCTTGTAAAATCCATCTTCAGTCCATGTTGGTCCGACTTTGAATGTTTTCACAAAAATACCTTCTGCGTCTGGTGACACTTGATCAATTGCAACAACATTGCTTCCACTTGGTGATGTTACAGTAAATGTAACATCATTAAGTTTTGAAATTGTTTTACCTGATACAGTTATTGTATCTGAGCCTTTATCGGCTGTAGCGGTAATAGACATTCCAAGAGTTTGAGCAAAAGCATCTTGCTGAATAGAGGTCATTGAAACTATTGACAATACCATAAGAGCTATTGCCATTGATGTTGTAGAACGTTTAAAATTCATCCTATTTTCACCCAACATTATTGTTATTTATGTATATTTAATAGATTTTTGTGATCTAATCTGTGGATTTTAAATTCATTAAAAATAGAAAAAAAGATGAAATTTAGTATCTTGGTATAATACTAAGTTTTGATTTTGCAGATACTGCAATTATTGAGATAATTGCTACTGCTAGAATCATAGCTGCGATTGTACCAAATTCTGGGACTACAAATGTACCGATTATTTCAATCTCTTCAGCCCCTGCTGGGAATGCTATGGTAAGTGTTCTGTCAGTTGATGATGTTGTTTCATCAAAGTCTACTTCTTCTCCATCAATCAAGACGAAAAAGTCGTCATCTCCACCATTAATTGTTGCATCCAACACAGATCTAGGGATTGTGAGGGTAAGTGAACCGTTATCAGTAGCATCAATAGATATGATAAGTGAATTTGCTTCCACATCAGGCATGATACTTAGTAATTTTCCGCCTGTAATTTCATATCCAATCAAATCACTGGAACCTTGAACTGAAACTGTTGTATCAGTTACTTCAGAATCTCCACCAGTTGGTGGAATTACTGTAGATCCTCCGAATTCAAATGATGTTGTTGCTGAACGATTAGGAGTTCCGTATTGAACTGTAATTGTATACATTCCTTCTGCTTTCATTAATGAACCACCAGCTGTAGCTTCAGTACTGAATTTTTTATCAGCAC is a window encoding:
- a CDS encoding PEFG-CTERM sorting domain-containing protein, producing the protein MNFKRSTTSMAIALMVLSIVSMTSIQQDAFAQTLGMSITATADKGSDTITVSGKTISKLNDVTFTVTSPSGSNVVAIDQVSPDAEGIFVKTFKVGPTWTEDGFYKIKAMQGTGANSLYTLKVFVEVTDGMTKRTSVTESNLETGIFSPNTTNVAKDTGLMLDAIIIENGSTMFEVTGKTDRVSQDITVKVIAPNGNVVKVAQISPMLDGEFAAKITVGGPLWKQDGFYTVSVKQFDDPKYTASSEVDIKDGVVVPEFGTIAAMILAVAIISIIAVSAKSRLSIIPRY
- a CDS encoding PEFG-CTERM sorting domain-containing protein, yielding MKAHLSVFALTAILVVSIGMAPAFGQIQSSIVVTTDKSSYAEGETILVTGEVRDLYSGTPVSVIIKAPNGNLVSIAQITVGADKKFSTEATAGGSLMKAEGMYTITVQYGTPNRSATTSFEFGGSTVIPPTGGDSEVTDTTVSVQGSSDLIGYEITGGKLLSIMPDVEANSLIISIDATDNGSLTLTIPRSVLDATINGGDDDFFVLIDGEEVDFDETTSSTDRTLTIAFPAGAEEIEIIGTFVVPEFGTIAAMILAVAIISIIAVSAKSKLSIIPRY